TTTTGGAACTATAACAACAATATTTTCCATCTTGTAAATAAAATCGACTATAAAATTATTTGGATTACTGGAATTACATTATTTGTATTTTCAACTCTCCCTTATCTTACAACATTTGTTGGTGAAAATTTCTTTGAATTCATACCTCAGCTATTATATGGATTATGTTTTATCACAGCAGCAATCCTTACTTTGATAAATGGCTATCTTTTAAAAAAAGCAGATCCTGGAAATATTGCTCTACACATTGCACTAAGTAAACATAATACTTCCAGTACAGTCATTTTGGTTATAATTGGAATAATAGTTGGATATTTAGTTTATCCTCCAGCAATAATCATATGTTGCTTATTTTCAATGTTAGGCACATGGTTTATGCCAAAAATAAGAATTTATTTAAAATAAACTTATTTTTAAAAGAATAAAGAAAAAATAAGATATTCTTAGAAAAAAAATTTATTCGAGAAAAATGATTAAATCGAATAAAAATTAAAAATTGGCTCATTCTATTCTTGCTTGAAGTGCAAACAATCTAAATGAGAAAATCATAGTTATTGGAGCCAATGTAAATCTAAGAATGAAATTGGCAATACCAATTAAATCCCATGAAGGAACTGTTGCAAGACTTGAAACAAGAACAAATTGTGTGAAGAAAGAAGTAAGAAGCAAATAGAATGTTCCAGAAAATCCTAACTTAAGATACAACTTCAATATTCCAAAAATGTTTAATCCATCAACAATACTTCCTTTTTTATAAGCCATATACACTAATGAAGTATCCATCAT
This Methanobacteriaceae archaeon DNA region includes the following protein-coding sequences:
- a CDS encoding TMEM175 family protein; protein product: MDRFEALIDAILAIIITIIVLEIPYPSSGSWQAIYALRYEFLIYAVSFMVCFNFWNYNNNIFHLVNKIDYKIIWITGITLFVFSTLPYLTTFVGENFFEFIPQLLYGLCFITAAILTLINGYLLKKADPGNIALHIALSKHNTSSTVILVIIGIIVGYLVYPPAIIICCLFSMLGTWFMPKIRIYLK